A single region of the Manihot esculenta cultivar AM560-2 chromosome 12, M.esculenta_v8, whole genome shotgun sequence genome encodes:
- the LOC110628676 gene encoding EPIDERMAL PATTERNING FACTOR-like protein 2 yields MGCSHNLFLCQRLGYVTISLLFLLISSSTHGRFKAEGRANPKSATVSQTENEEKMIMRSQIGSRPPRCERRCSSCGHCEAIQVPTNPQVNHGNGNYPKVSNVAYARGDDLSNYKPMSWKCKCGNLIFNP; encoded by the exons ATGGGCTGCAGCCACAATCTGTTTTTGTGTCAAAGACTTGGTTATGTTACCATTTCCTTACTCTTCCTCTTGATTTCAAGCTCAACCCATGGGAGATTCAAGGCAGAAG GCAGAGCTAATCCAAAATCTGCTACAGTTTCACAG ACAGAAAATGAAGAGAAGATGATTATGAGATCTCAGATTGGTTCAAGGCCTCCAAGATGCGAGCGAAGATGCAGTTCTTGTGGACATTGTGAAGCTATTCAGGTGCCTACAAATCCCCAAGTAAATCATGGCAATGGAAACTACCCAAAAGTCTCCAACGTTGCTTATGCAAGAGGGGATGACTTGTCCAATTACAAGCCAATGAGTTGGAAGTGCAAGTGTGGAAATTTAATCTTCAACCCTTGA